A genomic window from Streptomyces sp. MST-110588 includes:
- a CDS encoding amino acid adenylation domain-containing protein, protein MNTSTTAATQPHDHRTDDPTAGPTEDRTDDSTDSPANGLADAAPSIAYGAPAAPSRPQDILCEYGHWVRTAPDAPAVEDGELTWSYGELDDLARHAADALRGRVAAGDVVGVCLDRSVALVAVAVALARLGAVYLPLGPRPGERRLAAVTGTLRVRCLVGDAGLLPGAYGDAERTVLPLPSAGAHAAGQVVAAFTPAPGSPTATSRTSGSDSRTSDSGSQPSAAGSAPAAAPAAVPAGAFYTVLTSGSTGTPKAVAVGGASLAALLRWYRQRVGSGPGDRHSLLVGVAFDPHVKELWAALTSGAALSVAPEEVRWDPRALTDWWRRAGVTISVLPTPLAELVLDRPWPALPALRHVEVGGDRLRRWPSPQVTAQFHNAYGPAEATVMTTAHALDPRREDVSVPPPIGSPMDGAVVCVTDEEGRVVPRGEAGELRIGGGCLALGYADPELTARRYVAPPPGVIITGTGTGTGTGTGTGTGTDSGTERVYRTGDRVRMRADGVLEFLGRMDDQVKVSGVRIEPAEVEAAFEHDERVRRAVVAALRTDGEVLRLIAFVLLAPGRPAPATAELLRGVREWLPEQAVPAVVRYVDAFPYDANGKVDRAALLAAEPQRTPAGSTSSGTRDTAAGTARTARTDGAEQPRTATQELVLRLCRDLLGDPDLGLTDAFAASGGTSLAAARLLASLEEECGVRLRAPAVLRQPDLRGIADLVDARLTAAGTAAVGGA, encoded by the coding sequence ATGAATACTTCCACGACGGCGGCCACGCAGCCGCACGATCACCGTACGGACGACCCGACGGCCGGCCCGACGGAGGACCGTACGGACGACTCGACGGACAGCCCGGCGAACGGTCTCGCCGACGCCGCGCCGAGCATCGCGTACGGCGCCCCCGCGGCACCGAGCCGCCCACAGGACATCCTTTGCGAGTACGGCCACTGGGTCCGCACCGCCCCGGACGCACCCGCCGTCGAGGACGGCGAACTGACCTGGAGCTACGGCGAGTTGGACGACCTCGCCCGGCACGCCGCCGACGCGCTGCGCGGCCGGGTGGCCGCCGGCGACGTGGTCGGCGTCTGCCTGGACCGCTCGGTCGCGCTGGTCGCGGTAGCCGTGGCGCTGGCCCGGCTCGGCGCCGTCTACCTGCCGCTGGGGCCGCGCCCCGGCGAGCGGCGGCTGGCGGCGGTGACCGGGACGCTGCGGGTACGGTGCCTGGTCGGTGACGCCGGGCTGCTGCCCGGGGCGTACGGCGACGCGGAGCGGACGGTGCTGCCGCTCCCGTCGGCGGGTGCCCACGCGGCCGGGCAGGTGGTGGCCGCGTTCACGCCCGCACCCGGATCGCCCACCGCCACGTCCCGGACGTCCGGCTCCGACTCCCGGACGTCCGATTCCGGCTCCCAGCCGTCAGCCGCGGGCTCCGCCCCGGCGGCTGCGCCCGCGGCCGTTCCGGCGGGCGCCTTCTACACCGTTTTGACCTCGGGTTCGACCGGCACCCCCAAGGCCGTCGCGGTCGGCGGCGCTTCGCTGGCCGCCCTGCTGCGCTGGTACCGCCAGCGCGTCGGCTCCGGCCCCGGGGACCGGCACAGTCTGCTGGTCGGGGTCGCTTTCGACCCGCACGTCAAAGAGCTGTGGGCGGCCCTCACCTCCGGTGCCGCGCTGAGCGTCGCGCCCGAGGAGGTGCGCTGGGACCCGCGGGCCCTCACCGACTGGTGGCGCCGTGCGGGCGTGACGATCTCCGTCCTGCCCACCCCGCTGGCCGAACTGGTCCTGGACCGGCCGTGGCCCGCGCTCCCCGCGCTGCGCCATGTCGAGGTCGGTGGCGACCGGCTGCGCCGCTGGCCCTCCCCGCAGGTCACGGCCCAGTTCCACAACGCGTACGGCCCCGCCGAGGCGACCGTCATGACCACCGCGCACGCGCTGGACCCCAGGCGCGAGGACGTGAGCGTGCCGCCGCCGATCGGGTCGCCGATGGACGGGGCCGTCGTCTGCGTCACCGACGAGGAGGGCCGGGTCGTCCCCCGGGGCGAGGCCGGCGAACTGCGCATCGGCGGCGGCTGTCTCGCGCTGGGCTACGCGGACCCGGAGCTGACGGCCCGCCGCTACGTGGCGCCACCGCCCGGCGTCATTATCACCGGAACCGGCACGGGCACCGGCACCGGCACCGGCACCGGCACGGGCACGGACTCGGGCACCGAGCGCGTCTACCGCACCGGGGACCGGGTACGGATGCGGGCCGACGGGGTGCTGGAATTCCTCGGCCGCATGGACGACCAGGTGAAGGTCAGCGGCGTACGCATCGAGCCCGCCGAGGTGGAGGCGGCGTTCGAGCACGACGAGCGGGTACGCCGGGCGGTGGTGGCGGCCCTGCGTACCGACGGCGAAGTCCTGCGGCTCATCGCCTTCGTGCTCCTCGCCCCCGGCCGGCCCGCGCCCGCCACGGCGGAGTTGCTGCGGGGCGTCCGCGAGTGGCTGCCCGAGCAGGCGGTCCCCGCGGTCGTACGGTACGTCGACGCCTTCCCGTACGACGCCAACGGGAAGGTGGACCGCGCGGCACTGCTGGCGGCCGAGCCGCAGCGGACGCCCGCCGGCTCCACAAGCTCCGGAACACGTGACACGGCCGCCGGTACGGCCCGTACGGCCCGTACGGACGGCGCGGAACAGCCGCGGACCGCGACGCAGGAGCTGGTCCTGCGGCTGTGCCGGGACCTGCTCGGGGACCCGGACCTCGGGCTCACGGACGCGTTCGCCGCCTCGGGGGGCACATCGCTGGCCGCCGCCCGCCTGCTGGCGTCCCTGGAGGAGGAGTGCGGGGTGCGGCTGCGCGCGCCGGCGGTTCTGCGCCAGCCCGATCTGCGCGGCATCGCCGATCTCGTGGACGCCCGGCTGACCGCAGCCGGTACCGCCGCCGTAGGAGGTGCGTGA
- a CDS encoding SH3 domain-containing protein → MRTRITAAATLTAAVLAVGTLGTGPAAAAGENNVRDYNTTIWGKGVNLRSGPGTKYRANGSLAYGDKIRVTATNRSCFWYKVKLTAKSKNGLPKGTAGWVNWVYVRKLVDKGTQGC, encoded by the coding sequence ATGAGGACACGCATCACCGCCGCGGCCACCCTGACCGCGGCCGTGCTCGCCGTCGGCACGCTCGGTACGGGCCCGGCCGCGGCGGCCGGCGAGAACAACGTCCGGGACTACAACACCACCATCTGGGGCAAGGGCGTCAACCTGCGGTCCGGCCCCGGCACCAAGTACCGGGCCAACGGCTCCCTGGCCTACGGCGACAAGATCCGCGTCACGGCCACCAACCGCTCCTGCTTCTGGTACAAGGTCAAGCTGACCGCCAAGTCGAAGAACGGCCTGCCCAAGGGGACCGCCGGCTGGGTCAACTGGGTGTACGTCCGCAAGCTCGTCGACAAGGGCACCCAGGGCTGCTGA
- a CDS encoding acyl-CoA dehydrogenase family protein: protein MITAHSPAGTPVRSSSPSSVLEAEHRELVASFEAFIRKELVPLAADLPETADLPPADLRDYIRRRSARLGFYAGDYPEELGGSGMPFSAVVLLHHAAGRSGCPLAPYALAGSDGPSPLLRHGTEEQIQRYLVPLVRGEAVRCLALTEPHAGSDAFHLTSTAERDEEGRGWLLNGRKTFVSNADRADFTLVVASVEGQATAFVVEAGNPGLRIGQRYDGMSGEPLFELLLEDVRVPDDAVIGGADGIGSAMGSGIDSLSRGRLVVAAMCNGIAEYALAQGVGYARERQAFGARIGAYQHVQEHLVSSRAEVEAAKLLTLACARLVDEGTEAPENAALAKLTSSETAVRVVDRALQVHGATGWVRGHPLEFLYRYVRMMTIIEGTSEIQKVIIARAMGLG, encoded by the coding sequence ATGATCACGGCCCACTCCCCCGCCGGGACTCCCGTGCGCTCCTCCTCGCCGTCCTCGGTCCTGGAGGCCGAGCACCGCGAACTGGTGGCCTCCTTCGAGGCGTTCATCCGCAAGGAGCTGGTGCCGCTGGCCGCCGACCTGCCCGAGACCGCCGACCTGCCGCCGGCCGACCTGCGCGACTACATACGCCGGCGCTCCGCGCGCCTGGGGTTCTACGCGGGCGACTACCCCGAGGAACTGGGCGGATCCGGCATGCCGTTCAGCGCCGTGGTGCTGCTGCACCACGCGGCGGGGCGCAGCGGCTGCCCGCTCGCGCCGTACGCGCTGGCCGGTTCCGACGGGCCGAGCCCGCTGCTGCGGCACGGTACCGAGGAACAGATCCAGCGGTATCTTGTGCCGCTGGTGCGCGGGGAGGCGGTGCGCTGTCTGGCGCTCACCGAGCCCCACGCCGGGTCGGACGCCTTCCATCTCACCAGCACCGCCGAGCGGGACGAGGAGGGCCGCGGCTGGCTGCTCAACGGCCGTAAGACCTTCGTCAGCAACGCCGACCGCGCCGACTTCACCCTGGTCGTCGCCTCGGTCGAGGGACAGGCGACCGCTTTCGTGGTCGAGGCGGGCAACCCGGGGCTGCGGATCGGACAGCGCTACGACGGGATGTCGGGCGAGCCGCTGTTCGAACTCCTCCTGGAGGACGTACGGGTGCCGGACGACGCCGTGATCGGCGGCGCGGACGGCATCGGGTCCGCGATGGGCAGCGGGATCGACAGTCTCTCGCGCGGCCGGCTCGTGGTCGCGGCCATGTGCAACGGCATCGCCGAGTACGCGCTCGCGCAGGGCGTCGGGTACGCCCGGGAGCGGCAGGCGTTCGGGGCGCGCATCGGCGCGTACCAGCATGTGCAGGAGCACCTGGTGAGCAGCCGGGCCGAGGTCGAGGCGGCCAAGCTGCTGACGCTGGCCTGCGCACGGCTGGTCGACGAGGGCACGGAGGCGCCGGAGAACGCGGCACTGGCCAAGCTCACCTCGTCCGAGACCGCGGTGCGGGTGGTGGACCGGGCACTTCAGGTGCACGGCGCGACGGGGTGGGTGCGCGGGCATCCGCTGGAGTTCCTGTACCGGTACGTCCGGATGATGACGATCATCGAAGGGACGTCGGAGATCCAGAAGGTGATCATCGCCCGCGCCATGGGACTGGGCTGA
- a CDS encoding non-ribosomal peptide synthetase: MDSSTNRTTSTSTVRTAPSPTTADNATVNHSPVNHSRVNSTSVTAAYLSRYERTARRADVPAGLLPVTGAQRRFLLARRLAPGGRPDLVPLFFAFPRGTVDLDRLRAAAGRLAALHPALRARTGVLRSTPVQWLDTPRAEVRRETPRPGESAVQVLRRALLEWPAQGPALRFFLTEDPAAEEPTEVLALALDHAVCDEQSLGRITADLGDAYRDGLGPADVDADRAAEEAAGYAEAVRLQLDAEARASGPVSLAYWSQRLAAAGARTESATGPGTKADTDTGVHTGVDTGVHAAPDTGTAPDAGAARLSGAVQARLPLGPDGGRAMAFPVLLTACTTAARALYGTGRVPLLGYPWGGRPAAAPPVLGCFLNTVVHPALDRGPDEVTSTWWDDLDHADTPFDEVVRAARTALHPPAGPASPPVSGAWSGKLDGLLTFEDLHRRPPLRLGGVDGREVHIDGRPLQAPFAVSVSYGADLLVRMAWDRGVLSDARARDAFGLLLDALRTHMGTAAPAA; the protein is encoded by the coding sequence GTGGACTCCAGCACCAACAGGACCACCAGCACCAGCACCGTCCGTACCGCCCCCTCCCCCACCACCGCCGACAACGCCACCGTCAACCACAGCCCCGTCAACCACAGCCGCGTCAACAGCACCAGCGTCACCGCCGCCTACCTCAGCCGCTACGAGCGGACGGCCCGGCGGGCGGACGTCCCGGCCGGTCTGCTGCCGGTCACCGGCGCCCAGCGGCGCTTCCTGCTCGCCCGGCGGCTGGCCCCCGGCGGCCGGCCCGACCTCGTCCCGCTGTTCTTCGCCTTCCCCCGGGGCACGGTCGACCTGGACCGGCTGCGCGCCGCCGCCGGTCGTCTCGCCGCCCTCCACCCGGCGTTACGGGCGCGTACGGGCGTCCTGCGCTCCACTCCGGTGCAGTGGCTCGACACGCCGCGCGCCGAGGTGCGCCGCGAGACACCGCGCCCCGGTGAGAGTGCCGTGCAGGTGCTGCGCCGGGCACTGCTGGAGTGGCCGGCGCAGGGGCCCGCGCTGCGGTTCTTCCTCACCGAGGACCCGGCGGCCGAGGAGCCCACGGAGGTACTGGCCCTCGCCCTGGACCACGCGGTCTGTGACGAGCAGTCGCTCGGCCGGATCACCGCGGACCTCGGCGACGCCTACCGTGACGGGCTGGGGCCGGCCGACGTGGACGCGGACCGGGCGGCCGAGGAGGCGGCCGGTTACGCCGAGGCGGTTCGTCTGCAACTCGACGCCGAGGCACGGGCGTCCGGGCCCGTGTCGCTGGCGTACTGGTCACAGCGGCTGGCCGCGGCCGGAGCCCGTACGGAATCCGCCACGGGTCCCGGCACGAAAGCGGACACGGACACGGGCGTGCACACGGGGGTGGACACCGGCGTGCACGCGGCCCCGGACACCGGCACGGCCCCGGACGCCGGCGCGGCGCGGCTCAGCGGTGCCGTCCAGGCCCGGCTGCCCCTCGGCCCGGACGGCGGGCGGGCCATGGCCTTCCCCGTACTCCTCACCGCCTGCACCACCGCCGCGCGCGCCCTGTACGGCACCGGCCGCGTCCCGCTGCTCGGCTACCCCTGGGGCGGCCGGCCCGCCGCGGCGCCGCCCGTACTGGGCTGCTTCCTCAACACCGTCGTGCACCCGGCCCTGGACCGCGGCCCGGACGAGGTGACCTCCACCTGGTGGGACGACCTCGACCACGCCGACACCCCTTTCGACGAGGTCGTCCGCGCGGCCCGTACCGCCCTCCACCCCCCGGCCGGCCCGGCCTCCCCGCCCGTCTCCGGCGCCTGGTCGGGCAAGCTGGACGGCCTGCTCACCTTCGAGGACCTCCACCGGCGTCCACCGCTGCGACTGGGCGGCGTCGACGGGCGTGAGGTCCACATCGACGGCCGTCCGCTCCAGGCGCCGTTCGCGGTCTCCGTCTCCTACGGCGCGGACCTGCTCGTACGGATGGCCTGGGACCGCGGCGTCCTGTCCGACGCCCGCGCGCGGGACGCCTTCGGCCTGCTTCTCGACGCGCTGCGGACCCATATGGGCACCGCTGCCCCGGCGGCCTGA
- a CDS encoding histone deacetylase, which produces MHAARLRCYLAGGRPTGGARTYPGCRDPRPPSRSVPAVLPGAVYFALESRVWTGGMAFYDPDGPGEVWARAHLVTAGQFCDIAAQEMHRMPEDDAEACPGLRRGPGLELDLSAVVARGRVSIGPGRYETLVCPGMLDGRPMLTFTAPWGAGDVTHNRPSARYLAHLTAGLREAGAWDEEQIAGYLARCRSGEVWARGGEATGGGVP; this is translated from the coding sequence ATGCACGCCGCACGCCTGCGCTGCTACCTCGCCGGGGGCAGACCGACGGGCGGCGCCCGTACGTATCCGGGCTGCCGCGATCCCCGGCCGCCGTCCCGGTCCGTGCCCGCCGTGCTCCCGGGGGCCGTCTACTTCGCGCTGGAGTCCCGGGTGTGGACGGGCGGGATGGCCTTCTACGACCCGGACGGCCCGGGGGAGGTCTGGGCGCGGGCGCACCTGGTGACGGCCGGGCAGTTCTGCGACATCGCCGCGCAGGAGATGCACCGGATGCCCGAGGACGACGCGGAGGCGTGTCCGGGCCTGCGCCGGGGGCCGGGGCTGGAGCTGGACCTTTCGGCCGTGGTCGCGCGGGGCCGGGTGAGCATCGGGCCGGGGCGGTACGAGACGCTGGTGTGCCCCGGGATGCTGGACGGCCGGCCGATGCTCACCTTCACCGCGCCGTGGGGCGCGGGCGACGTGACGCACAACCGCCCTTCGGCCCGCTACCTGGCCCATCTCACCGCCGGTCTGCGGGAGGCGGGGGCGTGGGACGAGGAGCAGATCGCCGGTTACCTGGCGCGATGCCGGTCGGGTGAGGTGTGGGCGCGCGGCGGCGAGGCGACCGGTGGGGGCGTTCCGTAG
- a CDS encoding alpha/beta hydrolase, whose product MRRTAALGAAGTLVTGTLIAGAIAATPAVAGDRHQGGSAQDRGVQIAAARAAKAGIDWRTCPADWGLAAPIQCGYVTVPVDYAKPNGRTIKIAVDRISNTGGKKARQGALLYNPGGPGGSGMRFPTRVTNKSPLWTKTAAAYDFVGFDPRGVGHSAPISCADPQEYAKAPKADPVPRNEADKRAQRKLAKEYALGCAERSGALLPHMTTANTARDMDVVRAALGEKKLNYLGVSYGTYLGAVYATLFPNHVRRMLVDSVVDPSREKVWYQANLDQDIAFETRWGDWKKWVAKYDAVYHLGNTAAKVQANWEKLRADARKKPIGGLVGPAELIGFFQKAPYYDSMWTTVAEAWSAHRAGDSKLLVQNAGPDMSDIAGNIASENSNAVYTAVECTDTKWPTSWQQWDRDNTRVHKKAPFMTWANAWMNLPCATWPTKQQTPVEVKTGKGLPSVLIVQSTRDAATPYGGAVELHKRLKGSRLITERDAGSHGVTGLVNPCINNRVDAYFLTGKTDAKDVTCAPHATPEPAKVTAKAAARAAAELPATR is encoded by the coding sequence GTGAGACGTACAGCAGCCCTCGGAGCGGCCGGCACTCTGGTGACCGGCACGCTCATCGCCGGAGCGATAGCCGCCACGCCCGCCGTCGCGGGCGACCGTCACCAGGGCGGTTCGGCGCAGGACCGCGGTGTGCAGATCGCCGCCGCCCGCGCCGCCAAGGCGGGCATCGACTGGCGGACCTGTCCCGCCGACTGGGGCCTGGCGGCCCCCATCCAGTGCGGCTACGTCACCGTCCCGGTCGACTACGCCAAGCCCAACGGCCGCACCATCAAGATCGCCGTTGACCGCATCAGCAACACCGGCGGCAAGAAGGCGCGTCAGGGCGCCCTCCTCTACAACCCCGGCGGCCCCGGCGGTTCGGGCATGCGCTTCCCCACCCGGGTGACGAACAAGAGCCCGCTGTGGACCAAGACCGCGGCGGCGTACGACTTCGTGGGCTTCGACCCGCGCGGCGTCGGCCACTCCGCGCCGATCTCCTGCGCCGACCCCCAGGAGTACGCCAAGGCCCCCAAGGCCGACCCGGTGCCGCGCAACGAGGCCGACAAGCGCGCCCAGCGCAAGCTCGCCAAGGAGTACGCGCTGGGCTGCGCCGAGCGCAGCGGCGCCCTCCTGCCGCACATGACGACGGCCAACACCGCCCGTGACATGGACGTGGTCCGCGCCGCCCTGGGTGAGAAGAAGCTCAACTACCTCGGCGTCTCCTACGGCACCTACCTCGGCGCCGTCTATGCGACGCTGTTCCCCAACCACGTGCGCCGGATGCTCGTCGACAGCGTCGTGGACCCCTCGCGCGAGAAGGTCTGGTACCAGGCCAACCTCGACCAGGACATCGCCTTCGAGACGCGCTGGGGCGACTGGAAGAAGTGGGTGGCCAAGTACGACGCGGTCTACCACCTCGGCAACACCGCGGCCAAGGTCCAGGCGAACTGGGAGAAGCTGCGCGCGGACGCCAGGAAGAAGCCCATCGGCGGCCTCGTCGGCCCCGCCGAGCTGATCGGCTTCTTCCAGAAGGCCCCGTACTACGACTCGATGTGGACCACGGTCGCCGAGGCGTGGAGCGCGCACCGCGCCGGTGACTCCAAGCTGCTGGTGCAGAACGCGGGCCCGGACATGAGCGACATCGCCGGGAACATCGCCTCGGAGAACAGCAACGCGGTCTACACGGCCGTGGAGTGCACCGACACCAAGTGGCCCACGAGCTGGCAGCAGTGGGACCGGGACAACACCCGCGTCCACAAGAAGGCGCCGTTCATGACCTGGGCCAACGCCTGGATGAACCTGCCCTGCGCCACCTGGCCCACCAAGCAGCAGACCCCGGTCGAGGTCAAGACCGGCAAGGGCCTGCCCAGCGTCCTGATCGTGCAGAGCACCCGTGACGCGGCCACCCCGTACGGTGGCGCCGTCGAGCTGCACAAGCGGCTCAAGGGCTCGCGTCTGATCACCGAGCGGGACGCCGGTTCGCATGGTGTCACCGGTCTGGTCAACCCCTGCATCAACAACCGTGTCGACGCCTACTTCCTGACGGGGAAGACCGACGCCAAGGACGTGACGTGCGCGCCGCACGCCACGCCGGAGCCGGCCAAGGTGACGGCGAAGGCCGCGGCCCGGGCCGCCGCCGAACTGCCGGCCACGCGCTGA
- a CDS encoding TIGR02452 family protein: MSTRLRGMAQETERIVAAGSYRALSGRTVGIGAAVERARAGTRLYGPEPVDVGAEAGAGAGRGSGGSTVFEVTGEGSLTAGRRLAGDGGGPVAVLNFASARNPGGGFLNGAQAQEEALCRGSALYTCLRQVPDFYAAHRAEPSAFYSDRVILSPGVPVFRDDRGTLLEKPYEAGFLTAAAPNAGVIARRQPAQAGAVAAALTVRAERVLEVAATGGHRQLVLGAWGCGVFRNDPADVARAFAAHLLDGGRFAGWFDRAVFAVLDRREDSPARAAFRDVFG, from the coding sequence ATGAGCACCCGGCTGCGCGGGATGGCGCAGGAGACGGAACGGATCGTCGCGGCGGGGTCCTACCGGGCGCTGAGCGGGCGGACGGTCGGGATCGGTGCGGCGGTCGAGCGGGCCCGGGCGGGGACGCGGCTGTACGGGCCGGAGCCGGTGGACGTGGGCGCGGAGGCGGGTGCGGGCGCCGGCCGGGGCAGCGGCGGGAGCACCGTGTTCGAGGTGACGGGGGAAGGGAGCCTGACGGCGGGCCGACGGCTGGCGGGGGATGGCGGCGGGCCGGTCGCGGTGCTGAACTTCGCCTCGGCGCGCAACCCGGGCGGCGGCTTCCTCAACGGCGCGCAGGCACAGGAAGAGGCGCTGTGCCGGGGGTCGGCGCTGTACACCTGTCTGCGCCAGGTGCCGGATTTCTATGCCGCGCACCGCGCCGAACCCAGCGCCTTCTACAGCGACCGGGTGATCCTCTCCCCCGGTGTGCCGGTGTTCCGTGACGACCGGGGCACGCTGCTCGAAAAGCCCTACGAGGCCGGGTTCCTGACGGCCGCGGCGCCGAACGCGGGCGTGATCGCACGCCGGCAGCCCGCGCAGGCGGGTGCCGTCGCCGCGGCGCTCACGGTCCGCGCCGAACGGGTGCTGGAGGTCGCCGCCACCGGCGGGCACCGGCAACTGGTGCTCGGCGCCTGGGGCTGCGGGGTGTTCCGCAACGACCCGGCGGACGTGGCGCGTGCTTTCGCGGCCCATCTGCTGGACGGCGGGCGCTTCGCCGGATGGTTCGACCGGGCCGTCTTCGCCGTACTGGACCGCCGGGAGGACTCCCCCGCCCGGGCCGCCTTCAGGGACGTGTTCGGCTGA
- a CDS encoding phosphopantetheine-binding protein encodes MPLLPGGKPHRAELARRAAGLPRTAPQDGAAPREEITDPSVALIAEGWREVLGHDRFTPASHFFQVGGHSLAAAQLAAWLEPRIGGRPPLRVLFQNPVLTDQARAVQAVRTAQEVSA; translated from the coding sequence ATGCCGCTGCTGCCGGGCGGCAAACCGCACCGGGCGGAGCTGGCCCGCCGGGCGGCCGGACTGCCGCGCACCGCACCGCAGGACGGCGCGGCACCGCGGGAGGAGATCACCGATCCGTCCGTGGCCCTGATCGCCGAGGGCTGGCGGGAGGTGCTGGGCCACGACCGCTTCACCCCGGCGTCCCACTTCTTCCAGGTGGGCGGGCACTCGCTGGCCGCCGCCCAGCTCGCCGCCTGGCTGGAGCCACGGATCGGCGGCCGGCCACCGCTGCGGGTGCTGTTCCAGAACCCGGTCCTCACCGACCAGGCCCGGGCCGTACAGGCCGTACGGACCGCACAGGAGGTCTCCGCATGA
- a CDS encoding MFS transporter: MTSSRTSGRTAAGGLRRHRDFRWLLSAAAAGQIGAQVTLVALPLVAVVTLRAPAFQVGLLTAAETAAFLLIGLPAGAWVDRTRRLPVMVRANLVRAVAMGSVPLAAVCGVLTMAQLYVVALVTGVATVFFDVAHQSFLPRVLPREKLVAGNGALESTRSAAQVAGPGIGGGLVQLLGAPFAILADAAGYLLSALCLRGIRVREPHPEAPAGVPLWAQIREGLSFVLRHPVLRMIALTTGTANLFSAMLMSVQTVYLVRVAGLAPGALGLMLSASAVGGLAGALCAGPAARAVGQARLIWLSTVVTGPFALLWPLAGPGAAAAWFAVGSGVVFFGAVLYNVAQVSFRQLLCPDALLGRMNATLRFLVWGSMPLGALAGGAVAQAAGARAAVWVCAAGFLLVPLPLLFSPLRGMRELPRTGEGSHGPGRTGDGPCDPDQSDDGPPGQRPGPSQEAAGPASVTPDQPPPYHRPTHAPL, encoded by the coding sequence GTGACCTCATCGCGAACCTCCGGCCGGACCGCCGCCGGCGGACTCCGGCGCCACCGTGACTTCCGATGGCTGCTGTCCGCCGCCGCGGCCGGTCAGATCGGTGCCCAAGTGACGCTGGTCGCCCTGCCGTTGGTCGCGGTGGTCACCCTGCGGGCCCCCGCCTTCCAGGTCGGGCTGCTGACCGCTGCCGAGACCGCCGCGTTCCTGCTCATCGGTCTGCCCGCCGGCGCCTGGGTGGACCGGACGCGCCGGCTGCCCGTCATGGTCCGGGCGAACCTGGTGCGCGCGGTGGCCATGGGCAGCGTGCCGCTCGCCGCGGTCTGCGGGGTCCTGACGATGGCCCAGCTCTACGTGGTCGCCCTGGTCACCGGCGTCGCCACCGTCTTCTTCGACGTGGCGCACCAGAGCTTCCTGCCCCGTGTGCTGCCCCGCGAGAAGCTGGTGGCGGGCAACGGGGCGCTGGAGAGCACCCGCTCGGCGGCCCAGGTGGCGGGCCCGGGCATCGGCGGCGGTCTGGTGCAGCTCCTCGGGGCGCCGTTCGCCATCCTGGCCGACGCGGCCGGTTACCTCCTGTCCGCCCTGTGTTTACGTGGTATTCGCGTCCGCGAACCGCATCCCGAGGCCCCGGCCGGCGTCCCGCTGTGGGCACAGATCAGGGAGGGGCTGTCCTTCGTCCTGCGCCATCCCGTCCTGCGCATGATCGCGCTGACCACCGGGACCGCGAATCTCTTCTCGGCGATGCTGATGTCGGTACAGACGGTGTACCTGGTACGTGTGGCCGGGCTGGCACCGGGGGCGCTCGGGCTGATGCTGTCGGCCTCCGCCGTCGGCGGCCTGGCCGGGGCGCTGTGCGCGGGGCCGGCCGCGCGGGCCGTGGGACAGGCCCGGCTGATATGGCTGTCCACCGTCGTCACGGGGCCGTTCGCCCTCCTGTGGCCGCTGGCCGGGCCCGGCGCCGCCGCGGCGTGGTTCGCGGTCGGCTCCGGCGTGGTCTTCTTCGGCGCCGTCCTCTACAACGTCGCGCAGGTCAGCTTCCGTCAACTGCTGTGCCCCGACGCGCTGCTCGGGCGGATGAACGCCACCCTGCGCTTCCTGGTATGGGGCTCCATGCCGCTGGGCGCGCTGGCCGGCGGCGCCGTCGCCCAGGCCGCCGGGGCACGGGCCGCGGTGTGGGTGTGCGCGGCCGGATTCCTGCTCGTACCCCTGCCGTTGCTGTTCTCCCCGCTGCGCGGGATGCGCGAGTTGCCCCGTACCGGCGAGGGGTCGCACGGTCCGGGCCGGACCGGCGACGGGCCGTGCGACCCGGACCAAAGCGACGACGGGCCGCCGGGGCAGCGTCCCGGTCCGTCCCAGGAGGCCGCCGGCCCGGCCTCCGTCACCCCTGACCAGCCGCCCCCGTACCACCGACCCACGCACGCACCGTTGTGA